In the Leptotrichia sp. oral taxon 847 genome, one interval contains:
- a CDS encoding prepilin-type N-terminal cleavage/methylation domain-containing protein, with protein sequence MNKKFEILKNEKVTGKKLEKGFTLIEVILVVAIITIISAIAIPQVGKYLNKANRSKVIGAISELNNTTTSWSIDHSGDAPKNLQDILTEQGNLNKLGIGLDSSGKFKIGNIHGQIIYQNGEIFAKIDANSKAFPGEEIRR encoded by the coding sequence ATGAATAAAAAATTTGAAATTTTAAAAAATGAAAAAGTTACTGGGAAAAAACTGGAAAAAGGCTTTACGCTTATAGAAGTGATACTAGTAGTTGCAATTATCACAATAATTTCTGCGATAGCGATACCTCAAGTTGGAAAGTATCTGAATAAAGCTAATAGAAGTAAAGTAATTGGGGCAATTTCTGAATTAAATAACACGACGACATCTTGGAGTATTGATCACAGTGGAGATGCACCAAAAAATTTACAAGACATTTTAACAGAACAAGGAAATTTAAACAAGCTTGGAATTGGGCTTGACAGTAGCGGAAAATTTAAAATTGGAAATATTCATGGTCAAATAATCTATCAGAATGGAGAAATTTTCGCTAAAATTGATGCAAATAGCAAGGCTTTTCCTGGAGAAGAGATAAGGAGATGA
- a CDS encoding NAD(P)/FAD-dependent oxidoreductase, with amino-acid sequence MLKINNIKMPVKHNVNDLKNVVCKLYKINKNEIKSFEIAGQAIDARKKNNVVFVYAVNIELENEKKFENVKNIKKFEKQIYSISKIENFFENEKIKRPVVVGSGPAGIFAGLVMAEAGLKPIIIEQGKNVDERKKDVYNFFKTRKLNKYSNVQFGEGGAGTFSDGKLNTNTNNFRMQKIYDELILAGAEKKISYMSKPHIGTDKLIGIMKNIRKKIESLGGEYRFCTKLTKINYENNKLKEIKVEDLENEKKYTISTNIAVLAIGHSARETFYMLNEQKVQMERKIFSVGVRIEHKQSMINRAQYGKFANKLPSAEYKLNVKTSNGRGVYTFCMCPGGVVVPSASEENRLVVNGMSYSKRNLENANSAILVNVFPNDFEGDSVLAGIEFQRKLEEKAFILGGSDYKAPVQLFGDFVNNKVSKKLGNVKPSYLADYKFADLNNIFPEYINSSLKEGITLMDKKIKGFANYDAILTGVESRSSSPVKIPRNEKFFANIEGIMPCGEGAGYAGGIMSAAVDGVKCAEFVVEYFKNLMSK; translated from the coding sequence ATGCTTAAAATTAATAATATAAAAATGCCTGTAAAACATAACGTGAACGACTTAAAAAATGTTGTCTGCAAACTTTATAAAATTAATAAAAACGAAATAAAAAGTTTTGAAATTGCAGGACAGGCGATTGACGCCAGAAAAAAAAATAATGTTGTCTTTGTCTATGCTGTAAATATCGAGCTTGAAAACGAAAAAAAATTTGAAAATGTTAAAAATATAAAAAAATTTGAAAAACAAATTTATTCTATTTCAAAAATAGAAAATTTTTTTGAAAACGAGAAAATAAAAAGACCTGTCGTAGTTGGAAGCGGACCTGCTGGCATTTTTGCTGGACTTGTGATGGCTGAAGCTGGGCTTAAACCGATTATTATTGAGCAGGGAAAAAACGTCGACGAGAGAAAAAAAGATGTCTACAATTTTTTTAAGACAAGAAAATTGAACAAATATTCAAATGTTCAATTTGGTGAAGGTGGAGCTGGCACTTTTTCCGATGGGAAATTAAACACTAACACAAATAATTTTAGAATGCAAAAAATTTATGATGAGCTGATTTTAGCAGGAGCCGAGAAAAAAATAAGTTACATGTCAAAACCGCACATTGGAACGGACAAACTTATTGGAATTATGAAAAACATAAGAAAAAAAATTGAAAGCCTCGGCGGAGAATACAGATTTTGCACAAAACTTACAAAAATTAATTACGAAAACAATAAATTAAAAGAAATCAAAGTTGAAGATTTAGAAAATGAAAAAAAATACACTATTTCAACAAACATCGCAGTTTTAGCGATTGGACATAGTGCAAGAGAAACATTTTATATGTTAAATGAACAAAAAGTCCAAATGGAGCGGAAAATTTTTTCTGTGGGAGTTAGAATCGAACACAAACAAAGCATGATAAATAGAGCTCAATATGGAAAATTTGCTAATAAGTTACCATCTGCCGAGTACAAATTAAATGTCAAAACTTCTAATGGAAGAGGAGTTTACACTTTTTGCATGTGTCCCGGTGGAGTCGTAGTACCGTCTGCAAGTGAAGAAAATAGGTTAGTTGTAAATGGGATGAGCTATTCAAAAAGAAATTTAGAAAATGCCAATTCGGCAATTTTAGTAAATGTTTTTCCAAATGATTTTGAAGGAGATTCTGTTCTTGCTGGAATTGAATTTCAGCGAAAATTAGAAGAAAAAGCCTTTATTCTTGGCGGAAGTGACTACAAAGCCCCTGTCCAGCTCTTTGGAGATTTTGTAAATAACAAAGTTTCAAAAAAATTGGGAAATGTAAAGCCAAGTTACCTTGCAGATTACAAATTTGCTGACTTAAACAACATTTTCCCTGAATATATAAACTCTTCTCTAAAAGAAGGAATCACGCTTATGGATAAAAAAATAAAAGGATTTGCAAATTATGACGCCATTTTAACTGGTGTAGAAAGCAGAAGTTCATCTCCTGTAAAAATTCCAAGAAATGAAAAGTTTTTTGCCAATATCGAAGGAATTATGCCTTGTGGAGAAGGTGCTGGATATGCTGGTGGAATAATGTCCGCTGCGGTTGACGGAGTGAAATGTGCAGAATTTGTCGTGGAATATTTTAAAAATTTGATGAGTAAATAA
- a CDS encoding prepilin peptidase yields the protein MFCFFSIFVNDVKKKVIYDRDIFFLILIGLFFSIKFNDLENYYLGVSGYLMPLLVLYILEDYFKKSLIGFGDIKLMMGIGGLFRYNGVENIFKFYMILYILSGIISLFLLFSKKFKKYDYIPFAPFIIVTYLFFDYLKVFFL from the coding sequence ATATTTTGTTTTTTTAGTATTTTTGTAAACGATGTGAAAAAAAAAGTGATATATGACAGGGATATTTTTTTCTTGATTTTGATAGGATTATTTTTTTCTATCAAATTTAATGATTTGGAAAATTACTATCTGGGAGTAAGCGGTTATTTAATGCCGTTATTAGTGCTTTATATTTTGGAAGATTATTTTAAAAAAAGTTTAATTGGTTTTGGTGATATAAAACTTATGATGGGGATAGGTGGGTTATTTCGGTACAATGGAGTTGAGAATATTTTTAAATTTTATATGATTTTATATATTCTTTCAGGGATTATTTCTTTATTTTTATTGTTTTCAAAAAAATTTAAAAAATATGATTATATTCCATTTGCACCATTTATTATTGTAACTTATTTATTTTTTGATTATTTAAAAGTATTTTTTTTATGA
- a CDS encoding prepilin-type N-terminal cleavage/methylation domain-containing protein, whose amino-acid sequence MKNKKKGYLLLEIMISMFLFSVIVFVVSIFLKRVVIIEKMKKNNQKSYENLYFSFDKIVENLKNRDKEEFFYENESKNIHIFKNKIIYKIDGILYKIEFENQKMYISDTENNKNFGSRNTISNLENLEFEKNGNILVIKIKNLGKNEIRVVKI is encoded by the coding sequence GTGAAAAATAAAAAAAAGGGTTATTTGCTTTTGGAAATCATGATAAGTATGTTTTTATTTTCAGTTATAGTTTTTGTTGTGTCAATTTTTTTGAAAAGAGTCGTCATAATTGAAAAGATGAAAAAAAATAATCAGAAAAGTTATGAAAACTTATATTTTTCGTTTGATAAAATTGTAGAAAACTTGAAAAATAGAGATAAAGAAGAGTTTTTTTATGAAAACGAAAGTAAAAATATTCATATTTTTAAAAATAAAATTATTTATAAAATAGATGGAATTTTATATAAAATTGAATTTGAAAATCAGAAAATGTATATTTCAGATACTGAAAATAATAAAAATTTTGGGAGTAGAAATACCATTTCAAATTTAGAAAATTTAGAATTTGAAAAAAATGGAAATATTCTTGTCATAAAAATAAAAAATTTAGGAAAAAATGAAATTAGAGTTGTAAAAATATGA
- a CDS encoding helix-hairpin-helix domain-containing protein, giving the protein MKIKYIIIFVMLLIVGNFLRLFIEDKNKPNIEISKEVNYKKEKAKENNDFTKKKKKFDVNGVEYADLLKLGFSKSKAENIIKFRDETGIILDIEEMKNIERFGKSGLENAKKYLFVDKEKIKNPKENYGREIMKYNINKCSEKELKRIGFTTKEIKKILLELDSGNIRSNLDLEKIIGNKRYLEMENKVKFID; this is encoded by the coding sequence ATGAAAATAAAATATATTATTATTTTTGTTATGCTTTTAATTGTGGGAAATTTTTTAAGACTTTTTATCGAGGATAAGAATAAGCCAAATATTGAAATCAGTAAAGAAGTGAATTACAAAAAAGAAAAAGCTAAAGAAAATAATGACTTTACGAAAAAAAAGAAAAAATTTGATGTAAATGGTGTCGAATACGCAGATTTGTTAAAATTGGGGTTTTCAAAATCAAAGGCGGAAAATATTATAAAGTTTCGTGATGAAACTGGGATAATTTTAGATATTGAAGAGATGAAAAATATTGAAAGATTTGGAAAATCGGGATTGGAAAACGCTAAAAAGTATCTTTTTGTGGATAAGGAAAAAATAAAAAATCCAAAAGAAAATTATGGCAGGGAAATTATGAAATATAACATTAACAAGTGTAGTGAAAAAGAATTAAAGAGAATAGGATTTACAACGAAGGAAATAAAAAAAATACTTTTAGAACTTGATAGTGGAAATATTCGTTCAAATTTAGATTTGGAAAAAATTATCGGGAATAAGAGATATTTAGAAATGGAAAATAAAGTAAAATTTATTGATTAA
- a CDS encoding IS256 family transposase, with amino-acid sequence MTKKKIDNEIFKTLIEDYNIKDTNDIKDMLKDLLSGTIQTMLEAEIEHELGYAKHSMKDKTTSNARNGHSKKTVRSEYGNLDLDIPRDRNAEFEPQIIPKYQREITGIEGQILSLYAKGMSNRDIEDHLNNLYGIDVSPSMISKITDKIIPEIREWQSRQLEDVYPIVFMDAIHYSVRKDGVVVKKAVYLAIGIDKEGRKEVLGFWIGENESSKYWLNVLNELKNRGVQDILIMSVDNLKGFSEAISSVFPKTEIQKCVVHQIRNSIRYISYKDVREFTSDLKEMYNAPTLEQAEFKLDELEEKWGKKYMAVINSWRSNWNELTTYFKYDTKIRKLIYTTNPIESLNRQLRKYTKTKSLYPTDEALMKSVYLSLKEATRKWTGRIPGWGEIYSQLSIYFEGRI; translated from the coding sequence ATGACTAAAAAGAAAATTGACAACGAAATTTTTAAAACACTGATTGAGGATTACAATATTAAAGATACTAATGATATTAAGGATATGCTTAAGGATTTGCTTTCGGGTACTATCCAAACCATGCTTGAAGCTGAAATTGAGCATGAACTGGGGTATGCTAAACATTCTATGAAAGATAAGACTACTTCTAATGCTAGAAATGGACATTCCAAGAAAACTGTTAGAAGTGAGTATGGCAATCTTGATTTAGATATTCCTAGAGATAGAAATGCTGAGTTTGAGCCTCAAATCATCCCTAAATATCAAAGAGAAATTACTGGCATTGAAGGACAGATTCTTTCTCTTTATGCTAAAGGAATGAGCAATAGAGATATCGAGGACCATCTCAATAATCTTTATGGAATTGATGTTTCGCCATCTATGATCAGTAAAATTACAGATAAAATTATACCTGAAATTAGGGAATGGCAGTCTAGACAGCTTGAGGATGTATACCCAATAGTTTTTATGGATGCTATCCATTACAGCGTAAGAAAAGATGGAGTTGTTGTTAAAAAGGCGGTATATTTAGCTATAGGAATAGATAAGGAAGGGCGAAAGGAGGTCTTAGGATTTTGGATAGGAGAAAATGAATCAAGCAAGTACTGGCTAAATGTTTTAAATGAATTAAAAAACAGAGGAGTTCAGGATATACTAATTATGTCTGTTGATAATTTAAAAGGGTTCAGCGAAGCAATATCTTCGGTGTTCCCTAAGACAGAAATTCAAAAATGTGTGGTTCATCAAATTAGAAACAGCATAAGATACATATCTTACAAAGATGTAAGGGAATTTACATCAGACTTAAAAGAAATGTACAATGCACCAACACTGGAACAGGCAGAGTTTAAACTGGATGAACTAGAAGAAAAATGGGGTAAAAAGTATATGGCAGTAATTAATTCCTGGAGAAGTAACTGGAATGAGTTGACAACATACTTTAAATATGATACAAAGATAAGAAAGCTGATATATACGACAAACCCGATAGAAAGCTTAAACAGACAATTAAGAAAGTATACGAAGACAAAATCACTTTATCCGACAGATGAAGCATTGATGAAGTCAGTATATTTAAGTTTAAAGGAAGCAACAAGGAAATGGACTGGAAGAATACCGGGCTGGGGAGAAATATATTCTCAGTTAAGTATTTATTTTGAAGGAAGGATTTAA
- a CDS encoding aminoacetone oxidase family FAD-binding enzyme, with amino-acid sequence MKTEVTVIGGGAAGLMAAITAKKNGRDVVILERKDRILKKVLVTGNGRCNLSNINATNENYFGIENRKQDINHILNNFLPNDVIDFFENEIGIICNEESRGKLYPLSGQAASIVDGLRFYAQKLGIPIYTDFYVTKVTKEMFEFKILSEDKRQINSKKIILATGGISYPELGSNGSGYQIAKNFGHSLTKLVPAIVQLKTEKHKIKGLRGIKLDTKVTAFGKNEDKFEKICTYEGELLFTDYGISGNVVFNISFVFPLYKEVEFEVDFMTKFEYDELFKILKKRREILKNMTMEQYFNGMINKKLGQFLTKMSGIPKLSKNISELTDNEIKKICTILKKYKIKILDTNGFKNAQVTAGGIPLNEINLENLESKKTKGLYFAGEVMDVYGECGGFNLHWAWASGKFAGENV; translated from the coding sequence TTGAAAACAGAAGTAACTGTTATAGGCGGTGGAGCGGCTGGACTTATGGCGGCAATTACCGCTAAGAAAAATGGAAGAGATGTCGTCATTTTAGAGCGAAAAGACAGAATTTTAAAAAAAGTTCTGGTTACAGGAAACGGACGATGTAATTTGAGTAATATCAATGCCACAAATGAAAACTATTTTGGGATTGAAAATCGAAAACAGGATATAAACCATATTCTAAATAATTTTTTGCCAAATGATGTGATCGACTTTTTTGAAAATGAAATTGGAATTATTTGCAACGAAGAAAGTCGTGGAAAACTTTATCCACTTAGTGGACAAGCGGCATCAATTGTAGATGGACTCAGATTTTATGCACAAAAACTTGGAATTCCTATTTATACGGATTTTTACGTCACGAAAGTTACAAAAGAAATGTTTGAATTTAAAATTCTTTCCGAAGATAAGAGACAAATTAACTCAAAAAAAATCATTCTTGCAACAGGTGGAATTTCTTACCCTGAACTTGGCTCAAATGGAAGCGGCTACCAAATTGCAAAAAATTTTGGACACAGTCTAACAAAACTTGTGCCAGCAATTGTTCAGCTAAAAACTGAAAAACATAAAATAAAGGGATTACGTGGAATAAAATTAGATACCAAAGTTACTGCTTTTGGAAAAAACGAAGATAAATTTGAAAAAATCTGTACTTATGAAGGAGAACTGCTGTTTACCGATTACGGAATTTCGGGAAATGTCGTCTTTAATATTTCTTTTGTATTTCCACTTTATAAAGAAGTCGAATTTGAAGTTGATTTTATGACAAAATTTGAATATGATGAGCTTTTTAAAATTTTGAAAAAGAGACGGGAAATACTAAAAAATATGACAATGGAGCAATATTTTAATGGAATGATTAACAAAAAATTAGGTCAATTTTTGACTAAAATGTCGGGAATTCCAAAATTGTCAAAAAATATTTCAGAACTCACTGACAATGAAATAAAAAAAATATGTACAATTTTAAAAAAATATAAAATAAAAATATTAGATACAAATGGCTTTAAAAATGCGCAAGTTACTGCCGGCGGAATTCCTTTGAACGAAATAAATCTAGAAAATTTGGAATCAAAAAAAACAAAAGGGCTTTATTTTGCTGGAGAAGTTATGGATGTCTATGGTGAATGTGGTGGATTTAACTTACATTGGGCGTGGGCGAGTGGAAAATTTGCTGGAGAAAATGTTTAA
- a CDS encoding type IV pilus modification PilV family protein, translating to MKKNKGETLVESLISMFFVTLAIVPLSNLFLKTLKTNTKVDDVNIHNIEISNMIELIKAKKYEEINKFSGKYEIASTDDFYNKFSIEKKYQILKNIDFSKNKIQMKIEKTDGFYLNEKGEKEYIFKIVANKINDYYFPNFL from the coding sequence ATGAAAAAAAATAAAGGGGAAACTTTAGTGGAAAGTTTGATTTCAATGTTTTTTGTAACACTTGCAATTGTTCCGCTTTCAAATTTATTTTTAAAAACTCTAAAAACAAATACAAAAGTGGATGATGTAAATATTCACAATATAGAAATTTCAAATATGATAGAGTTAATAAAAGCCAAAAAATATGAAGAAATAAATAAATTTTCTGGAAAATATGAAATCGCAAGTACAGATGATTTTTATAATAAGTTTTCGATTGAAAAAAAGTATCAGATTTTAAAAAATATTGATTTTTCAAAAAATAAAATTCAAATGAAAATTGAAAAAACAGACGGATTTTATTTGAATGAAAAAGGTGAAAAAGAATATATTTTTAAGATAGTTGCAAATAAAATAAATGATTATTATTTTCCAAATTTTTTGTAA